Genomic segment of Salvia splendens isolate huo1 chromosome 12, SspV2, whole genome shotgun sequence:
tatgaacaaatataaaaataaaataaaatagacaaagcaggctaaagaatgtagagttttaggatacgactactacgacctagtgatgattgaTCTCACAAAACCTTTACCTATAAgtgtctccaggattattaggaaagtcgtgATTCTaagataagccctctctcgagtgcacttatccagtagattagactctaactatcaaagtctccttccaatagattagattctaactccttatggttcctaagactcaagccctcacaaagggtcccctctctcgagtgcagataaacctatgtgttgtactcgttccttttaccacgtaaaactagctatctctcgattaatctagttaacgaacatagttctaaagttggccagacaaaagaacaataaaagcacaagaacaagcaaaataatcacaagagctaggaaaaggttcaattcaatcaatcaaaacatattcataataattttcaccaaacaaatctacaaatgatgtttaactactcatagacaagtagtaaaaacaagaATAATAGCACTAGATATGAAAGAAATCGATagaacccaaggttgaatcttcaatcttcaatcgtttcttgcctggatctgcagagctccgctccaatggaagatggatgagttatgtgtgagagatggagtggaagaatgtgtagagggAGGAGGATTGGGGCTCTGAGATGTGGGAGACGAAAACCCTCGGTCTCTTTTATACCCGGGGTGGAAATACAGACGTAAAGCCTCGCAGAACACatcacccggtcgggcgattttaagtcgccaaaatgcccggtcgggcaaattttctggagttcgcgactaaaacgcccggtcgggcgttttccccataaaaatcgcccggtcgggcgtttcctctgaaatcctccaaaagcattgtcttcgtcttcgaaagggcttcgcgtgagtatcttgcacgcccccatcggagtccggatgagagagttatggctattatacgaaagtcgcgcattgaagcgcgGATGACTTGAATAATATAGTGggcgattcttccttcaagctcgttttcaagtcattttcacctgttttagctccaaacactcgacaaactcgtcaaaacactaattagtgtatgtgtggataaaaacctaaattaaacaccttaaatcatcaaaatcaccatctcattacccacaacaccatcctaaattatgagtttgtcaacaactttattgattaattattaatttataaaatataataattatttattatacaatttatattatatgattatattttaattatttaataaattattaattactattatgaaatattataaaatttagttataattatgataattttaattgtagttatttattatactgaaattaagtactataatttataattttaaattaattttaaaatattataattaataataataataataataataataataataataataataataataataataataaaactatactatattgcattaaatatgtaagaatcctaaaactgggaaaaataACACCTAAGAatagttaggattcagaatcctagaaagttgtactaacttttcttgttctcggattctaattactttcccagtttgattaaaaataaaaacaaacatatgaatttaaaatttaaggaatcagattattTTTCCTGACAGAATTCTGCTAACCAAACATGACCTCACATTCCAACCTATTTATGATAGTCAATTGCTATATaaacactactagaaaattggcttgTAATGACACTTAAAATTGTCACTATAAAATTACTGTGCTGACACTTCATCTATAATGGCACTTATGCAAGTGCAGCACCGGGTACCTGTAGTAAGAGGTAGTGTGTAGATAGAACATCTATGATGTCACTTTTTATGTTGAAGTGcagtaacaatatattataaagtgcagtgaaaagctagtgtgtagatagtacatctatgctggcactttttataaagtgtgataaaaaaagtgtagtgagaagcaatttttctagtagtgaaATAGCACAATTCACAAACAAGCATGTGTTTTGTTCATGAATCACCCTATGACAATTCACCACTAGTCAAAGttgctatttttattttacatattttaatgactaatttttatctttattaGTATACTCTAGCTACTTATACACTTTTGGTAAAGAGAGAAAGTTCCATACGATAGTCCTCCTAAATAGTTATAAAGCTTTTAATCTATTTATCATTTCTTTCAAATTATATCTATTTTTTATAAAGCATCCTAGCTTAAATTTTCCTAGTTTCAATAATTTTACACAACGACTTTTTTAGAGGTATGATAAGTTACGTAATATGGTTAAATCCTTTATTTATGATTTAAGCGAAGATGAATTTTCTTTGAGGCTTAATGCTCATAAACAAACTTAGACCTAATTTAAATACTACAAAcactaattatatatataaacgtCGAATAATAAGGCATTTACCATGGTTTTTCAATAAAGAGCTTGCATTGTGACAATATTGATGTTTAAATATCGTACTCATATTTATATCTCACAAATTTTAACAAGTGAGACCATCTCAATTGTGACTACTGATCACATATACATGTATGCAGAGACAACCGTATATATTAGTTGAgattaatattagtattaaatgtGCATAAAGTGGGTGTGACATTTTTAGAAATTGGCACAAAAAGATTGATTAAAGATAAAAGAGACAATACTCCAGCTTTGATTTATTGGTGTCTTTATAACGCCGGTCttctttatttatctttttcttttattatcgCTAGCTAtttaatcttttcttttttccttaaCACTAGAATTATTTATGCCACTTCGATATTATATATTCCTCTTTATTGATGACGTGATGTTGTTCTCATAGTTTTAACATAAACTATCCATGTTGAATTTCATAAAgtgaataattattttgtttttaataattcGAGATAATAAATAAAGTACAATCTATTCACACCAAATAACAAAAAGCAAGAGCATTTCTCCCTATAGTTACATTTCCAAAATCCATCTCCGATTATgtctaattatttaattctgTTTGTTGATAAATCAAAGAGTACTTTGCTTATAAAATGTCTTAGGATGATGCGGAAAATTATAATCTTGAGTGTTTGAGTTTCAGCATGTtacataatagtagtaatacatGTTAATTGTAACTACAATCATAGAGTATCACACGCGAATTGAAATATAAACAATTATTATTTCCTTTGAATATAGTTATCTTACAAATAAATTAGACAACATTTGAAGAATGGGCATGCGGCCTAGCTTCAAATAATTGGCCTACTAGCAAACGTTATAATGATAGTCACGAGTTATAAGCTTTTTATTCTTTTGTTTGGTCATGACTCATAACATAGATACATAGGTCACGTACGTCCAATGGCATCTACATATTTAAATCCTTCAGCTATActattacattaatttattccatgcaattatttttatctttatttatgaaattacGGCCACTCACGCTTCAAATTATTTTCGTCTCTAACGTCCATGATATCAACTAACATCTATTAGACGTTCTCGTCATATCGAAATTAGCATAAATTATACAATCATTGGTTCGATATAACCATCAATTATGAATTAATAATTGTGAACATAATGAAATGATATGTAATGGTAATTACGAGCCAATTATTTATACTGATATTATTTCAGACGCCGTATACGTCAATTTTAGTAAGTGATGATATCCTCTCTTCCAAATGTTGTTTAGTATCCTAATTtactatatattaatataattgtGTAAAATACGAACATAGAATTGAAAAGGCTATGAATTCTTTCGAATTCAAGTTGAAGACAGACAGAGATGGATGGTCGTCAATGATATATTGAGATAGCCGATCCGAAGAGAAAAAATGGTGTTAGGTAAGAAATGCATACAGTTCTAAGTAGAATTGATTGGGCGACCGACTCGATTATCAGGAATCTCCATAAATCGGCCTCCGATCCTACGGCAGTTCAGCCTCTACCCCCCAGCTATTTCTCTTCGTCATGTGTAATTTTACATGGTCTTGTCACAATGTGAGATTAGAATATGCAAATTTCATGATTgtgaaagaaaaatagaaaagagGATGAAAGATAGAGGGTATAACtcatactaataaaaataaatttaactactcgattatatatgaaaataaacCATAAAGATAAGAATCTCAATCACATTCATGAATTACAATATATAAACTCATTAGACACAGACTCTCTCATACACATACAAGTATGAATTACAAtattatacataaatattatacTCCTGTAGTTTATGACTCAAATTTGAAACATTTCATAAAAATGTATTTTATTATCGATTATATTTATCTTTTCACTAATTCTAACGTACAAATACTCACGTGCCgaataatgttttttttttgcatggcCCATTCCCATTCCATTATCATCGCGGCCTTATTTAGCCCAAAACACACCCTccaagagaaaaaagtaattaaagagCGCCTCATAAATCCATCTCTCTAAAATGGCTCCAACCTCATCATCTCGGTTTGACTAGAGAATGAGCGCACGCCTCGAAACTCTTCTTCTCGGAAGAAGATGTCTTCTCATCATCAACTGACCTCTCAAATCCTCCTCGATTCCGCCCTCTACTGCCAGGAGGAGGAACGCTATTGGGACGACGACACTCATTCtgactcctcctcctcctccttcacACACATAATCAATTACCATAATGCCCCTCAGGATGAAGACGACGACCTCATCTCTCTACTGCACAAAGAGCAGGACCACGAACCGCCCGGGGAAATCCGCGGCGCTGCTCCGGTGAGAGCTGAGGCGGTTGAGTGGATGCTTAAAGTCGTTCACTACTACTCCTTCTCTGCCCTCACTGCCGTGCTTGCGGTTAACTACTTCGATAGATTTCAACGTAGCTTCCAATCTGGCGGTGACAAGCCATGGATGGCGCAATTAGCTGCTGTTGCTTGCGTTTCATTGGCTGCCAAAGTGGAGGAGACTCATGTGCCGTTGCTTTTAGATCTCCAAGTATGTGTTGTATCTTCGGATCTctttctctgttttttttttcatctgaTTGTTGAGATCGGATTTGCAGGTGGTGGAGGAGACCGATTACGTTTTCGAGTCCAAAACGATTCAGAGAATGGAGATTTTAGTTCTTTCCACTCTCGATTGGAAGATGAATCCGGTTACTCCGATTTCGTTTCTCGATTGCATCGCCAGAAAGTTAGGCATGTTCAGCGACACCTTTCTTCGGAGATGTCACTGccttcttctctctctactttctggtaattaatcttcttcttcttcttcctctctcttcaATTTTTGAGTGTGAATCGATCTGCAGATTGTAGATTCATGAGGTATCCGCCCTCTGCATTGGCCACCGCTACAATGCTGTATGTGATCAGCAGCGTGGAGCCAACAATCGGCGTCGAACATCACGATCATCTCATCGGAATTCTCGGAATCAACAAGGTAGAAAACGAATTTCGAGAGTGATTGACATAATAGTCATGTGATTTAAGTGGAGTTGTGATGATGGAACAGGATAAGGTGGAGAATTGCTGCACGCTGATACAAGAGGTGTGCAACAAGAGGAAGCTCCCCGGCAGCCCCAAAGGGGTGGTGGACGTCTACTTCAGCTCCGACGCCGGAGCATGTCGCTAAGAAATTCAAGTCCTGATAATTAAGTAATGCAAATTTTCCACTTCGgttcctttttaatttatttacatgTTTTTTCTAGACtataggagtattatatagTTGAGTTTTGGAGTAATATATGTTGAATAAAATTTTGTACGGAATCTCGCTACTATCTCTGCATTCCAATCCAAATGCCAACCTTCATTCGACGCTTGTAATTTAGGAGACAGACGTGTATCTATTTGGTGGATCACATCGGATTTAGTCTTATTATATCTTGTTCGCTTTGATGGACTATATTTGATGTTTAATTTTGAGATAACGACGCATATGATCAGTTTTTacttcaaatttttggtttgtAACTTTAAAATTTTTGGCATTTTTATCCAAGACTATAACTTAATGCCTTCATTTAAGTATGCACAAGTACAAGATTGTTCAGTCTATCATGATTAAGTTATTCTTGAGATTGCTCCAGATTGAATTGGCTCCTGATAATTTTGTCAACCAAGATTCATATATTATCAGTAAGTCtaattatatagtactccatctgtcccatagaaataagcCCTTTAGGGTTGACACTGGTTTTAATGtgattgataaagtaagagaatgagAAAATGTAGTTGAAATGATGTAGTGGTGGTAggaccataaatgataaagtaaaagagaacaagaaaaaaaattatcataaatggatatggactatttctataGGACGGACGGAAAATGAAATATGGCCTATTTCTATGACATTATTATGAATCTTCCGATATTATTAAActtatctattttaataatcTTATCTACTCTATCAAATTGAATCTAATTGCAAAAAAATTAGGAGAGAGAAAGGGACGTGTGTGGGAAAAATGTAGAATTTGTTTGCATGTGAGGGAAGGAACAAATTGTCGGCCACTAGCATCATTTTTGCAGGTTAATTTGTTACCGGAGTTTTGACCTTGTGGGTAGTGAGAGCTCACTCACTAGTATTTTTTCATCACCCAATTGATTTGATTGACTGGAATTTCATTTAATATACTCTATTAATACTAGCTCGGTctctaaaaaaaaatagataacaTTAAAAAcgatatgagttttaatgcataattagtaaagtaagagaaaggtagaaagaaaaaatgattgaagtattgttaatggaaaTGAAACTcatctcattagagaaaaaaagtttTCTTATATAgaattagtctatttttaaaGGATATCCCAAAATAGCAAATGTGATCTATGTTtaaaggacggagggagtacgtcTCTCTAAACGCATCTATTAAAGTTTTCCCCAATGGTGATGGTAGACCAAAATGGTTTGCATAACAAGATGTGGCTGTAGACCAAATCTTAGTGTCTCTAAACACATTATTATTTTCTATCTTCCAAAACATATTTTACACCCATTTCAAACATACTATATGATGATTGGCATGACCATATATGATCATATCAACACATCATAATTCGATTATCAAAGTCAATGACTCATCATGACTGCGATGCTAAGTTAGACCCATTCTTTGCATATAGTTGTTGGTTAGTAGggtaataatataattttgcaTGTTGAATTGAGTGTGAaacatatttattaaaattaggaCGAATGCACTTAATTGTGTCTTGTTTTGTAATTccattttttgatattttatggCCAATTTTTAATCTATCCATATATACTTTTGTGAATACATAGATGACACGAATTGGTATATATAAAAAGACCTTTTGGGGAAAAAGTAGTTTCTCACCTCCTAATTAAACCTTAATTGTTATGATTGCATTAATCGATCACATGATTGAGATATGTAGCACGAAAGATGCTCCATCCAACAGCTAAAATactttaaaatataatactagtataaataTGATAGTGTATGTGTATCACACAATAACCCATAATAATGTGTAATTTTTGcagtattatatttaaaatatctcAAACCGGTAAAAGGTTCAGTATGAATCGAAGCTTGCTTTCAAGAAAAGACAATCTCAAATACGGCATAAACTACAAAATGCTCAGATTAATGATAAAGTGATGTTCTATTGTTGAAGGCAGCGTGAATGTCGGAGCAAGTTTTGTGCGTATATACTAAATATTAGTATTGCctttgtattaaaaaaaattatcctaAAAATGTTGCACTAAATACAAatgtatatatttaaaatatctaAATTCTGAGAAcatatattttatatgtacaATGCATTTGcgttctttttaaaaatttccatTTGAATCTTTTCTTATGTggagtgtatatatatatatgtatatgaatGGGGAAAAGTGAGTAGATTTATGGGAATGAGTTGGAAATATAAGCATGCCAAACCATTTTTGTTAAAGAAATGGTGTGGCCACCTTTTTATTTGTCATCTTATGTTATTTTCCTCAATGGTGTGTAGCTTTAATTTGATCTGCACTAGGATTCCCTTCTTGTAAATGATATCCATCTCTAGTATTTACTATCACGCCTATCTAGGGACTCGTTTATTGCATATAACGTGATTTTTTTTGATTGAGATATCTTGTATCATACTATCAAATATAGATTATCTATAATAGCTTGCATATATTATACTATGGATCCTTATAAGAACGTCAAACTCGATCTAGAAGACGTAAGTGAACGTTAAGTGTTTTTCTTTGATCTAAAAAGTTTCCACTCTACCACTTAGTTGTCTACAATCAAATATTggataattaatatatatatatatatatatatatatatatatatatatatgtatagggAATGGATCATCGTTTGTTATTGTTAGTAGTACGTTAGTCTCATTCACTAGACATAACTAAACGTCTATGATTCTTGAATTCACTATGAAATTTATTGCACTGAAAACGAAATTTATCTGAATTGGATTATtcagaaaatattaattaataaatgatTTTGGTGCTAAAATAATTGATTAATTGGGGTGAGCAAGAACATACATAAGGTCATTACTGAAGGATTGTACATATAATCTATATAATTATGATGTcttatatattttcattttttaaggCAGACTAATTATGTCGGCCTACTACAAAGTACACAGATATAGAGAGAACAATAAATCCTAGctagaatgaaattttattaaattttccaaaaagaaaagaagaaagatgggGTTAAAAATGGAATTAGATAcaattagataaaaaaaaagggtTGAGGTAATATTCGTTGGATTAAAGAATAAAAGTGGTTTAAGAGGGGTTTAAAATAAGGATTACATGCAATTAAGATTCAATCAAAGGAAAAGGGGTTAAAGCATGAAGAATGTTGAAATTGGGGTCacgttttctttcatttttatctcttttattGTGTTGCTTTTGGTAGTTAGGAAAATGGTGCTttgcttttttcttttttaaacaaaattatactCTCTGATTAAAGGTTAAAATACGTAGTTAAAATGATGTGCTAATTCTCCATATGGCTAAGTTTTTTGGTTAAAATTCAAATGATTTTATAACTTATTTTTAGAACTTATAATTTGTTAATCAGAACTAATATTAGTATAGGGTTTCTTTAAACTCGATCTAGTGTTCCACAGCATAACTTTGGCTATTTTAAAGCTATATatcccttttcttttctttttcaactAATGGTTAAAGACTAAGAAGATGCAGTAAGATAAAGTATAAAGAATGAAactttaataattatatttatcacTATAGTCTATATATATCGTATGTtacttaagaaaaaaaattatatcgcGATGATGCTACCTACTCTAGCTAATCTTCCtacacatcaaataaaatacaattaaaacagaaaataaagtaaaaactcgaAGAAATTAtatctatatataaatatatattgtaaTTAATCAAAATGAATGATTCCTCAAGATTGATGCAGGGAAATGCACATGCTATCAAGTCTATGTACTTAGTTTGTACACTACTTCCCTCATTGAAATCTGCAGTTTTTGTTTGTTAATTTCCACTTACAAAACATCCATTAATTGCTTCAATTCTGACAACTTCAAATTTTGAGTCCCAGAGTTCATATGTGAGAAGTCAGAGTTTGTggacaaaattttgaaatatttccCACCATCCTACCTAATGTTCTTAACTAATTACTACTTACTACTACTATCTATACATACATGTAGTATTACTTATACACATACACGcactacatgtattatattattTGAGTTGTGGATGTACTTGTGAAATGGGCAGTCTATTGATTGCAGTGATATAATAGCATgactatttttaatttattcattgatgttaattattgtttttcttGGTTGGTTGTGACTAGATGTCTAGATCTTGGTATTTTAATCACGATTAATTAGAAATTTCAGTAGTCAATGAAGTCTTAGTCTCTACCAAATACCCACTAAAAGTTGATTCATGTCCTAACCACTTCTAAACTTGCCTTTACATTAATCAACATGCAATATTATCACAACTTAGTTCAACAACTTTTTATAGGCATTCTTATAAGCATGTTCTTGATATTAATACTAGTACAATCGAAGTCAATACTCTTGATCCACCTGTCACAATTGCGTTAAGATCAAACATCGCGATCCGTTCTAAACATATCAGAATTAGGCTCCTCGCCCGCATAAAAGGCTTTGTAAGAAGAGAAGATTATCCGACGTGTTACTTATGTATAGGAGCATGCATGATTTTTACCAAGATGATGCACTTAATCAACTTGTTTAATTCATTGACCTCAAGTTTAATATATATGAGATATTTATTAATCATCAAATGTAGAGAGAATCTGATGTTTGGTAAATACGTATATTTAaactatgtgtgtgtgtgtgtgacagaGAGGGAGAATTGAAGGAAGGGCCCAATATCAGCAGTTGATTGTAACCAGACTTTGGCAAAGATAAGGAAGGGCCTATTTCATCCATCTCTTTTGCCACACACATTCCCAATTATTATCAACCACCCTTCcatcattattttattaaattataaagtcataaaattttaaataattaatactatatttttaattgCTCACCAAATCACAAAGTATATATAGGTGCTTTCTGGTTTGAAATTACTATTTAAATTCTGAAAAATCAACTTTGTCCATATCTATATCATATTCAATTTTGACCTTTTGGGTAAAAAAAGACAGTATGTGGCTGTAGTTGGTGCTATAATTTAAGAATCGATAACCCTTTTTTGTGTAAATCttgtgaaatgataaaaatTGAAGCACGTTTACATATTTTCAATGCATAAGAAGAA
This window contains:
- the LOC121757028 gene encoding cyclin-D3-1-like gives rise to the protein MSSHHQLTSQILLDSALYCQEEERYWDDDTHSDSSSSSFTHIINYHNAPQDEDDDLISLLHKEQDHEPPGEIRGAAPVRAEAVEWMLKVVHYYSFSALTAVLAVNYFDRFQRSFQSGGDKPWMAQLAAVACVSLAAKVEETHVPLLLDLQVVEETDYVFESKTIQRMEILVLSTLDWKMNPVTPISFLDCIARKLGMFSDTFLRRCHCLLLSLLSDCRFMRYPPSALATATMLYVISSVEPTIGVEHHDHLIGILGINKDKVENCCTLIQEVCNKRKLPGSPKGVVDVYFSSDAGACR